A single window of Huiozyma naganishii CBS 8797 chromosome 10, complete genome DNA harbors:
- the KNAG0J01850 gene encoding uncharacterized protein (similar to Saccharomyces cerevisiae MEX67 (YPL169C); ancestral locus Anc_8.699) — translation MDGFRNGTVGQRPVGRMKVGVRNWQNATLPDLVNFVSRNTGIALLDPIVEGPLVIGYVATPMQADQLVRWSGVNFAGGNLVFEAMGADTANTSHTIEFLRSVVLKRYDPTTRLLNLGDLYSDPDLQQKGMLSSVSTRSRTIPALVKIASQDPAVVVESINLAGNRLKDLACLESLPEMLPRLKNLCLANNLLASTGLFEFWRRKFRDLSELLMVNNPVTKYRGYKSDMLAIFPKLVILDSVVVRDATKVEAVYKFPFPPAQFFFEDNQLGPTITDFVTNFLNCWDSDRNQLMGLYMEQSQFSLCLDSSAVGRNVSGADQSPPFGHYLTQSRNTLKVSSAKTLEQRLGFGQSQISTIFRYLPRSRHHLLEQPTEYKMESFSFPQVNGFVVCLHGYFEETEAPELKQESSPAKPGMRTRRYANNFNSNTKTKLSKKSFDRVWTIVPVSNGGLVIASELLTVRAYAPNAWSIPLSQSKDSSLLTSPPAGYQPLPSISASASPGIPPPMSAGTPITPTAAGGAMSPPTAVGTSMSTFQIPPDVQARLNPMQLDTLAKIHQLTKLNAEYTFMLAEQSGWNLEVAMTNFQNSAATLPANAFT, via the coding sequence ATGGACGGTTTCCGTAATGGTACGGTGGGCCAGAGACCTGTAGGAAGGATGAAAGTTGGCGTGCGAAATTGGCAGAATGCCACTTTGCCCGATTTGGTGAACTTTGTATCGAGAAACACAGGGATTGCATTGCTGGACCCGATCGTAGAGGGCCCACTCGTGATAGGGTACGTTGCGACGCCAATGCAGGCGGACCAACTGGTGCGATGGAGCGGTGTGAATTTTGCTGGTGGGAATCTGGTGTTTGAGGCGATGGGAGCGGACACCGCGAACACGTCACACACGATAGAGTTTCTGCGCAGCGTAGTGCTGAAACGGTACGACCCGACGACGAGACTGCTCAACTTGGGTGACCTGTACAGCGACCCGGACTTGCAGCAGAAGGGGATGCTCTCCAGTGTCTCGACGCGGTCGAGGACAATTCCTGCATTGGTCAAGATAGCCTCCCAGGACCCCGCAGTGGTTGTCGAGAGTATAAACCTGGCAGGTAACAGACTGAAGGATTTGGCCTGTTTGGAGTCGCTGCCGGAAATGTTGCCCCGTTTGAAGAACCTGTGTCTGGCGAATAACCTGCTGGCCTCCACGGGGCTGTTCGAGTTTTGGCGGCGCAAGTTCAGGGACTTGTCGGAACTGCTGATGGTGAACAACCCGGTGACGAAGTACCGCGGGTACAAATCCGACATGCTCGCCATATTCCCCAAACTGGTGATATTGGACAGCGTAGTCGTTAGAGACGCCACCAAAGTGGAGGCCGTGTACAAGTTCCCCTTCCCACCAGCACAGTTCTTCTTTGAGGACAACCAACTGGGACCAACCATCACAGACTTTGTCACCAACTTCCTCAACTGCTGGGACAGTGATAGGAATCAGCTTATGGGGCTCTACATGGAGCAATCCCAGTTCTCTTTGTGTCTGGACTCCTCGGCAGTTGGTCGGAACGTCTCAGGAGCGGATCAGAGCCCACCTTTTGGTCATTACTTGACCCAATCGAGAAATACACTCAAAGTTAGCAGTGCGAAGACCTTGGAACAGAGACTAGGGTTTGGCCAGTCGCAGATCAGTACAATCTTTAGATATCTGCCCCGCTCAAGGCACCATTTGTTGGAGCAACCGACAGAATACAAAATGGAATCCTTCTCGTTCCCACAGGTCAACGGGTTTGTGGTCTGTCTACATGGATACTTTGAGGAGacggaagcaccagaactGAAACAGGAAAGCAGTCCAGCTAAACCAGGAATGAGAACGAGAAGGTACGCTAACAACTTCAATTCGAATACGAAGACTAAACTAAGTAAAAAGAGCTTTGATAGAGTATGGACGATTGTACCAGTATCCAACGGCGGATTGGTGATAGCATCGGAACTCCTTACCGTGAGGGCGTACGCGCCGAACGCGTGGTCGATACCCCTGTCGCAGTCGAAGGACAGCTCTCTACTCACCTCTCCTCCCGCAGGGTATCAACCGCTTCCGTCGATAAGCGCCTCGGCATCACCGGGGATTCCGCCGCCAATGTCTGCTGGAACACCCATTACACCAACGGCAGCAGGCGGTGCAATGTCGCCCCCGACGGCAGTCGGAACAAGTATGTCAACATTCCAAATCCCACCAGATGTCCAAGCTCGTCTGAATCCAATGCAATTGGACACATTGGCGAAGATCCACCAATTAACAAAGCTGAACGCAGAGTATACGTTCATGCTGGCAGAGCAAAGTGGCTGGAATTTGGAGGTCGCGATGACGAATTTCCAGAATAGTGCGGCCACACTACCGGCAAATGCGTTTACCTGA
- the MOD5 gene encoding tRNA dimethylallyltransferase (similar to Saccharomyces cerevisiae MOD5 (YOR274W); ancestral locus Anc_8.725) — MATDVRKKILAIVGTTGVGKSDLSIELAERFNGEVINADSMQMYKDVPIITNKHPLVERRGIPHHVMNHVPWDEEYFIHRFEKECLERIEDILERGKVPIIVGGTHYYLQILFNKVGNSVTDSTRAVSDEENKILNSENSNLIYSTLQKLDPEIASKYHPNDLRRLRRMLEIFYTTGTKPSETFKQQKLTLKYNTIFLWLYSTPLELNKRLDDRVDKMLDSGGMQEINQLFEYYKRNKLTPELMENGVWQVIGFKEFLPWLENPEGCELEECVERMKIRTRQYSRRQVKWIQKMLVPDINGEGIFLLNATDLTKWHFLVCDRAVSITEQFLKDELITAVQAPEELAALLLRDQTFERKKHDDYKHFICTICKTPEGENLTAIGEKSWNIHLRSRRHRKNLTRGSKKAEYEKWKAENGE; from the coding sequence ATGGCTACAGATGTacgcaaaaaaatacttgCAATTGTGGGCACGACAGGTGTTGGCAAATCTGACCTTTCGATTGAGTTAGCAGAGAGGTTCAATGGTGAGGTGATAAATGCCGATTCTATGCAAATGTACAAAGACGTACCGATCATCACAAACAAGCATCCACTTGTGGAAAGGAGGGGAATTCCACATCATGTAATGAATCACGTTCCCTGGGACGAAGAGTATTTCATACACAGATTCGAAAAGGAGTGTCTGGAAAGGATTGAAGATATTTTGGAGAGGGGTAAAGTGCCTATTATTGTTGGAGGTACGCATTATTATCTACAAATTTTGTTTAACAAAGTGGGGAACAGTGTGACTGACAGCACCAGGGCAGTAAGTGACGAGGAAAATAAGATCCTAAACTCTGAAAATAGCAATCTAATTTACAGTACATTACAGAAGCTTGATCCTGAAATTGCAAGCAAGTACCATCCGAATGATTTACGAAGATTACGCAGAATGCTCGAAATATTTTACACTACAGGTACCAAACCAAGTGAAACTTTTaaacaacagaaacttACGTTGAAGTACAATACTATTTTCCTCTGGCTTTACAGCACTCCCCTTGAGTTAAATAAAAGACTAGATGACAGAGTCGATAAAATGCTAGATTCTGGTGGGATGCAAGAAATAAATCAATTGTTCGAGTATTACAAAAGAAATAAGCTTACCCCGGAACTAATGGAGAACGGTGTATGGCAAGTGATTgggttcaaagaatttCTGCCTTGGTTAGAAAATCCAGAAGGTtgtgaacttgaagaatgcGTTGAAAGAATGAAGATTCGAACGCGACAATACTCAAGGAGACAGGTGAAGTGGATCCAGAAAATGCTGGTTCCTGATATCAATGGAGAGGGTATTTTCTTGCTAAACGCCACTGACTTGACAAAATGGCACTTTCTAGTGTGCGACAGGGCAGTTTCTATTACGGAacagttcttgaaggatgagCTGATTACTGCAGTACAGGCACCAGAGGAGTTAGCAGCTCTGTTATTGCGAGACCAAACTTTTGAACGGAAGAAGCATGACGATTACAAGCATTTCATTTGCACAATTTGTAAAACCCCAGAAGGCGAAAACCTAACAGCCATTGGTGAGAAAAGTTGGAACATCCACTTGAGAAGTCGAAGACATAGAAAGAACCTTACAAGAGGTTCCAAAAAGGCAGAATACGAAAAATGGAAGGCAGAGAATGGGGAGTAG
- the OSW1 gene encoding Osw1p (similar to Saccharomyces cerevisiae OSW1 (YOR255W); ancestral locus Anc_8.700), translated as MRVPPKPRASRLPRFLIRVKNAVCFKRLKLRRKNKRLNKLQYKQSMQAAITNSGLRVEDTFNIPTNFLPRSARNKPLLIANFKRGCDRSPEVKILQKTRLRRLFMSKRRIKMKYFNYHDCKRNNEINNVAEQTVHNNTMQCATNVHTIKTLTRKNADVRVIYYSDNVVKRFSPEKKMETVNGEVSPEYIEFTGTKSVKIAKYPSLRRKGNHTTTLTGLFAPTEVSEEPENLGTVRRYDLTSCQGATTNSHSRPVQTQTLTGREENI; from the coding sequence ATGAGGGTACCACCTAAACCAAGAGCAAGTAGGCTTCCCAGATTTCTCATTAGGGTGAAAAATGCGGTTTGCttcaaaagattgaaaCTCAGACGGAAGAACAAACGCTTGAATAAATTGCAATATAAGCAAAGTATGCAAGCGGCAATTACCAATTCTGGCCTTAGGGTTGAAGACACCTTCAACATTCCTACCAATTTTTTGCCCCGTTCTGCAAGAAACAAACCGTTACTGATTGCAAACTTTAAAAGGGGTTGTGATAGGTCTCCTGAGGTTAAGATACTGCAAAAGACAAGGCTAAGAAGACTGTTCATgagcaaaagaagaatcaAGATGAAGTACTTCAATTACCACGACTGCAAAAGGAACAACGAGATTAATAATGTGGCGGAACAAACAGTTCACAACAATACGATGCAGTGTGCGACGAACGTTCATACaatcaaaactttgacACGAAAGAATGCAGACGTTAGGGTGATATATTACAGTGATAATGTTGTTAAACGGTTCAGTCCTGAGAAAAAGATGGAAACGGTAAATGGAGAGGTGTCTCCTGAATATATTGAGTTCACAGGCACAAAATCTGTGAAGATAGCGAAGTATCCCTCCCTTCGGCGCAAGGGGAATCACACAACTACTCTAACAGGCTTGTTCGCTCCTACAGAAGTAAGCGAAGAACCAGAAAACCTAGGAACTGTGAGAAGATATGACCTGACTTCATGCCAAGGGGCCACAACCAATTCACATTCTCGACCAGTGCAAACTCAAACACTGACGGGCCGGGAAGAAAACATTTAG
- the DAP1 gene encoding Dap1p (similar to Saccharomyces cerevisiae DAP1 (YPL170W); ancestral locus Anc_8.701), producing MSFVKNFLFGGGRESEDPTGLSGADFTSNAPDPLVEGIFYPRTLYKFNGHDDERIFIAIKGRVYDCTAGRSFYGPSGPYNNFAGKDASRGLAKNSFDFEMVREWNEPMDDLIDLTEKEQTALQNWLEYFERKYPCIGTLEPEPGINE from the coding sequence ATGTCTTTTGTGAAGAATTTTCTGTTTGGTGGAGGCCGGGAATCGGAGGACCCAACTGGGTTGAGCGGTGCTGATTTTACGAGCAATGCACCAGACCCGCTCGTCGAGGGTATCTTCTACCCAAGAACGCTTTACAAGTTTAATGGACACGATGACGAAAGGATATTCATAGCAATCAAGGGCAGGGTGTATGACTGTACGGCTGGGAGATCCTTTTACGGGCCAAGTGGGCCTTACAACAATTTTGCCGGGAAGGATGCCTCCAGAGGGCTTGCGAAGAACTCGTTTGATTTCGAAATGGTCAGAGAGTGGAACGAACCAATGGACGATCTCATAGACTTGACGGAGAAGGAACAAACGGCTTTGCAGAATTGGCTGGAGTATTTCGAAAGAAAGTATCCTTGCATTGGCACTTTAGAACCGGAACCAGGTATCAATGAATGA
- the TRE1 gene encoding Tre1p (similar to Saccharomyces cerevisiae TRE2 (YOR256C) and TRE1 (YPL176C); ancestral locus Anc_8.702), translating into MRFQIPSFGRGYKSVAREDVETSAASGTLSGGDDVLEEASSSGAQDVGLLPGGEIPVDPPMYDGSGSVPGSVPFEQMDVEDVPLEGQSTLTSMSGKVGRLIDNLNINVIRPVRQKVMDPLAQLLVVVDERTDFYLNKIGNPIILRRFFYIIFMSTIAWVVMASGFLPNNHASRFGGMFSDHEMLLQYARQTMDFSKLERDLEYVSSIPHMSGTKGDTAIMNYLEESMDANGVKVIKQFQYKAYSNYPKDIALSIKLANGDIVDLQLSTENFSPLTANGALENVNIVYGDKGLKAQLEDLKSQGLLDSEFVIMLKYSTFPNEQILLAEQYGAKGVLFMTGKHGDNGDLVQAKPASYPQFSTGDILTPGYNGPLTDEIDINQAKTVPRIPVVPLSYNQGNKILEQLTDKGIKYSDGTFSGQSDDVKANLKVVTAVRERQPVYDVIGKIEGREQTDKAIIIGASRNSNNHGARYPGFGTAMLLSLVEICQEMKYKYNWKPLRNIYFISFGGSEFNFAGATELMEERMTALRDETYSLIDISQLGIWDDTKQLNVQTHPLLHDLFKNELPKMEFDVNVEHVQQYGDWIPYMANGIPVTVLSHPQIKSRQLPVETAEDTFSSIQDMIRDGEKGEMAQDLLLYVFNAILKLSDNAYIQFDIADYISIVEGALNKLKEEVGDRLNTKPFFFGISTWKRIGIEWDNWVKAWSHLVIVQEDGIEPSLVSVHRWTWNRKLSNVGRRQLSLAGFPYDRSFYKNILFSPTFWTGDASNGRWIFPSVRDAIDRQDWATAQEQLNIAAKVLKQSAEYFIEENDGSISFR; encoded by the coding sequence ATGAGGTTCCAGATCCCGTCGTTTGGTAGGGGTTACAAGAGTGTTGCGCGCGAGGACGTTGAGACTAGTGCGGCCTCGGGCACCCTCAGTGGCGGTGATGATGTGTTAGAAGAGGCGTCGTCCAGCGGGGCGCAAGACGTCGGGTTGCTCCCCGGTGGAGAGATACCCGTGGACCCACCAATGTATGACGGTTCTGGGTCTGTCCCGGGGTCTGTGCCCTTTGAACAGATGGATGTGGAGGATGTGCCGTTGGAGGGCCAGTCGACTTTGACTTCCATGTCTGGGAAGGTCGGGAGGCTGATCGATAACCTAAACATAAATGTGATTAGACCCGTTAGGCAGAAGGTGATGGACCCGCTGGCGCAGCTTCTGGTTGTCGTTGATGAAAGGACAGACTTCTATCTTAACAAGATCGGGAACCCGATTATCCTGAGGAGGTTTTTCTACATCATCTTCATGTCGACCATCGCGTGGGTCGTCATGGCTAGTGGGTTCCTGCCCAACAACCATGCGAGCAGGTTTGGTGGTATGTTCTCGGATCACGAGATGCTGCTCCAGTACGCCAGACAGACGATGGACTTTTCGAAACTGGAGAGAGATTTGGAGTACGTTAGTTCCATCCCACACATGTCCGGTACAAAGGGCGATACTGCTATCATGAACTACCTTGAGGAGTCCATGGATGCGAACGGGGTGAAAGTGATCAAACAGTTCCAGTACAAGGCGTATTCGAACTATCCAAAAGATATTGCATTGAGTATAAAACTGGCCAACGGTGACATTGTGGATCTGCAACTGTCTACAGAGAATTTCAGCCCACTGACAGCAAATGGAGCCCTGGAGAACGTCAATATTGTCTACGGTGATAAGGGTTTAAAGGCACAACTAGAGGATTTAAAGAGTCAAGGTCTTCTAGATTCCGAGTTCGTAATAATGTTGAAGTATTCGACGTTCCCCAACGAACAAATACTGCTGGCAGAGCAATATGGAGCGAAAGGTGTTCTCTTTATGACTGGGAAGCATGGGGATAACGGAGACCTTGTACAGGCGAAACCGGCCTCTTACCCGCAGTTCAGTACTGGTGACATTCTAACACCAGGGTACAATGGCCCCCTGACTGACGAAATAGACATCAACCAGGCAAAAACGGTCCCAAGGATCCCAGTGGTCCCTCTTTCGTACAACCAGGGGAACAAAATACTGGAACAACTTACTGACAAGGGCATAAAATACAGTGACGGGACGTTTAGTGGACAGAGCGACGATGTGAAGGCGAACTTAAAGGTTGTCACTGCGGTCAGGGAGAGACAACCGGTATACGATGTGATAGGGAAAATAGAGGGCAGGGAGCAAACAGACAAAGCTATAATTATAGGTGCGTCCAGAAATTCCAACAACCATGGTGCCAGATACCCTGGTTTCGGGACCGCGATGCTTCTATCGTTGGTCGAGATCTGCCAAGAAATGAAATATAAGTACAACTGGAAACCGCTACGGAACATATATTTTATCTCATTTGGTGGATCCGAGTTCAATTTCGCAGGTGCGACGGAACTAATGGAGGAGAGGATGACTGCGTTAAGAGATGAAACGTATTCTTTGATAGACATATCGCAACTGGGGATATGGGACGACACGAAGCAATTGAACGTCCAAACGCACCCATTGTTGCACGATCTTTTCAAGAACGAACTGCCCAAGATGGAGTTCGACGTGAACGTAGAACACGTTCAACAATACGGAGACTGGATACCGTACATGGCCAATGGGATTCCAGTCACAGTGTTGTCCCACCCACAGATTAAGAGCAGACAGTTGCCCGTAGAGACAGCGGAGGATACTTTCAGCAGTATACAGGACATGATACGGGATGGGGAAAAGGGCGAAATGGCACAAGACTTGTTGCTGTACGTGTTCAACGCGATATTGAAACTGTCAGACAACGCATATATACAGTTCGACATCGCGGACTACATCTCGATCGTGGAAGGCGCACTcaacaaactgaaggaGGAAGTCGGGGACCGTCTGAACACGAAACCGTTCTTTTTCGGCATATCGACGTGGAAACGTATCGGGATAGAGTGGGACAATTGGGTCAAAGCGTGGAGTCACCTCGTGATTGTGCAAGAGGACGGGATTGAGCCATCGCTTGTGTCCGTCCACAGATGGACATGGAACAGGAAACTGTCCAACGTTGGCAGGCGGCAGCTTTCGCTCGCGGGGTTCCCCTACGACCGGAGtttctacaagaacatACTATTTTCGCCTACCTTCTGGACTGGGGACGCAAGTAACGGCCGCTGGATATTTCCCTCGGTAAGGGACGCCATCGACCGCCAGGACTGGGCGACCGCCCAGGAACAACTCAACATCGCAGCGAAGGTCTTGAAACAGTCCGCCGAATACTTCATCGAGGAGAACGACGGCAGTATCTCCTTCCGCTGA
- the SPT14 gene encoding phosphatidylinositol N-acetylglucosaminyltransferase SPT14 (similar to Saccharomyces cerevisiae SPT14 (YPL175W); ancestral locus Anc_8.703): MSETADGGVPEIQVVGSNTGRRSYNIAMICDFFFPQLGGVEFHVFHLAQNLIELGHNVVIITHSYKDRVGVRYLTNGLKVYYCPLFVLYRETTFPSVFSMVPIIRHILIREQIDIVHSHGSASAMAQESITHANALGMKTVFTDHSLYGFSVLGSILLNKLLLFTLGNVDGVICVSNICKENMMVRCDMDPEKLYVIPNAVINRDFKPSDSDIIARRNKERITIVLISRLFPNKGADLLCRIIPTICDQHPDVDFLLAGDGPKFVELQQTVESCRLQDRVKMLGAVPHEKIRDVLCQGDIYLHASLTEAFGTVLVEAASCGLLIVTTKVGGIPEVLPEHMTVYAEETSVSCITEATNKGISLFRSGAIDTSTFHDEVAEMYDWMDVAERTTHVYDKIFDEASPDDKDWFKMMKNVYYRDDGIWARHLFVLCAIVEYLIMNVLEFLQPAAKIEKPPKWPRKIVKKAVRQRGSQLPP, encoded by the coding sequence ATGAGCGAGACAGCAGATGGCGGAGTTCCAGAGATCCAAGTGGTTGGGTCGAACACTGGTAGGCGAAGTTACAACATTGCCATGATTTgtgatttcttcttcccgcAATTAGGGGGTGTCGAGTTCCATGTGTTCCACCTGGCTCAGAATCTCATCGAGTTGGGTCACAACGTTGTGATCATCACGCACTCGTACAAGGACCGTGTCGGGGTCAGATACTTGACGAACGGGCTGAAAGTGTACTACTGTCCGCTGTTTGTGCTGTACAGGGAGACGACGTTCCCCTCTGTGTTCTCAATGGTGCCCATCATCAGGCACATTCTGATCAGAGAGCAGATCGATATTGTGCATTCGCATGGGAGTGCCTCTGCGATGGCACAGGAATCGATCACCCATGCGAACGCGCTTGGGATGAAAACAGTGTTTACGGACCACTCTCTGTACGGGTTCTCTGTGCTTGGGTCGATcctgttgaacaaattgcTGCTCTTCACGCTGGGGAACGTCGATGGCGTCATTTGTGTGTCCAACATCTGTAAAGAGAACATGATGGTCAGGTGCGATATGGATCCCGAGAAACTGTACGTGATACCGAATGCTGTGATCAACAGAGACTTCAAACCGAGCGATTCCGATATCATTGCAAGGAGGAATAAAGAAAGAATCACAATCGTCCTCATTTCAAGACTGTTCCCGAACAAAGGTGCCGATCTACTGTGTAGGATCATTCCAACGATATGTGATCAACATCCAGACGTGGACTTTTTGTTGGCAGGTGACGGTCCCAAATTCGTGGAATTGCAACAAACCGTGGAGTCCTGCAGATTACAGGATAGGGTCAAGATGCTCGGGGCGGTGCCGCACGAGAAGATCAGGGACGTACTTTGTCAAGGCGATATATACTTACATGCGAGTTTGACCGAGGCGTTTGGCACTGTACTGGTGGAGGCGGCGTCGTGTGGTCTGCTGATCGTCACGACAAAAGTCGGCGGGATACCTGAGGTGCTTCCCGAACATATGACTGTGTATGCGGAAGAAACTTCTGTTTCCTGCATTACAGAGGCAACAAACAAGGGTATCTCGTTGTTTAGATCCGGCGCTATTGACACGTCCACTTTCCACGATGAGGTGGCAGAGATGTACGACTGGATGGATGTTGCTGAGAGGACCACTCACGTTTACGACAAAATCTTTGACGAGGCATCACCAGACGACAAGGACTGGTTcaagatgatgaagaatGTATACTACAGGGATGACGGAATATGGGCGAGGCATCTGTTTGTGTTATGCGCTATTGTGGAATATTTAATTATGAATGTTCTGGAGTTCTTACAGCCGGCAGCTAAGATAGAGAAGCCGCCTAAATGGCCACGGAAAATAGTGAAAAAGGCTGTGCGACAGAGAGGCTCTCAGTTACCCCCATGA
- the NIP100 gene encoding Nip100p (similar to Saccharomyces cerevisiae NIP100 (YPL174C); ancestral locus Anc_8.704) produces the protein MRRWLGSESIIPNMSVTEGQRVVVGVRQGDVQWVAATVRICGPVRFATGEWVGLELDGPQGRNDGSVGGVRYFSVAPQCGLFVRAADLWVPARSVGANRKLIALLENKIRRMVDSRTQLEHRLVDRDRELERLTMEHTELAQRFDDALAGVSVAPQDLQNRYTLVLAERETLIRENKRLGEAVAAAKSQLHTQQTCIAELSKQLDSQEYRDDIVVHLTETNSQLTTHVQSLQQELSGLEHLSARLESMESKYKSRIADLEDQLDRLQTELSTFKMSQQRAQAEADTLSSQLDSLITRELPDREQQIEVLNSQVALLQEQVSKTAIYHDFFHQYMAGTERIPWRDLSPMLSFIRFKLSQSDQPNTERWLRLTILETVVLHCQSLGSVVGVVTVNDLFNIRLWNEQRWEDLTEGIFNWNNVIQCIDRDPLLKCSAAFMVSIYKYVFQNVLPQILQDTDNNALHERYSQLLDLIEKTLTDVKIRNVEIHAGVAPLIDDLVQCLSVMGQETLPSQFQKLETLLKDLVGNPSVNGTPKEFPPKKELPSPEPVLDTLPSPEQDKHYTEELALKEQLIKELGVKIEIMKGKQARTTKQEQLNIALKTKVQNLTKVQKLQEEQLGELRKSNTILRKDLKLSSLKQYHTIPNGALDNYVLQRDTVDRIDLLSEIKDLKGALKDNLSRIASQRRPNLDWLNDDATPPSKSTKRHVHGLQLGKLSLLANGLESFVDQSGVLNTDGDSCSNRKYIALLERNRRNVKNAIHDAIKC, from the coding sequence ATGAGACGGTGGTTGGGATCGGAGTCCATAATACCCAATATGAGCGTTACGGAGGGTCAGCGGGTCGTTGTTGGTGTGCGTCAAGGTGATGTGCAGTGGGTGGCCGCGACGGTGCGGATTTGCGGGCCCGTGCGGTTTGCTACCGGGGAGTGGGTCGGGTTGGAGCTCGATGGGCCCCAGGGGAGGAACGACGGGTCGGTTGGTGGGGTGCGGTACTTCTCAGTGGCACCACAATGTGGGCTGTTTGTCAGGGCTGCTGATCTATGGGTTCCCGCTCGTAGTGTAGGGGCCAATCGCAAACTTATCGCGCTGCTGGAAAACAAGATTCGACGGATGGTAGACTCCAGGACCCAATTGGAGCACCGTTTGGTAGACCGTGACCGGGAATTAGAGAGACTCACCATGGAGCACACAGAACTTGCACAAAGGTTTGATGATGCGCTTGCGGGGGTGTCAGTTGCACCGCAGGATCTCCAAAATCGGTACACGCTGGTCCTGGCAGAGAGGGAGACGCTCATCAGGGAGAATAAGAGACTAGGTGAGGCTGTTGCCGCAGCGAAATCCCAGTTGCACACTCAGCAGACTTGCATCGCGGAATTGTCTAAACAGTTGGACTCACAAGAGTACAGGGACGACATTGTTGTCCATTTGACAGAGACAAACTCGCAGTTGACCACTCATGTGCAGTCCCTCCAGCAGGAACTTTCCGGGTTGGAGCATCTCAGTGCAAGATTGGAATCCATGGAGAGCAAGTATAAATCTCGCATCGCTGATCTGGAAGACCAGTTGGACCGTTTACAGACAGAATtgtccactttcaagatgTCCCAGCAGAGAGCGCAAGCGGAAGCGGATACTTTGTCCAGTCAACTAGATTCTCTCATCACGAGGGAATTGCCTGACCGAGAACAGCAGATTGAAGTACTGAATTCGCAAGTCGCCTTGTTGCAGGAACAAGTAAGCAAGACGGCAATCTACCATGATTTCTTTCATCAATACATGGCCGGTACCGAACGGATCCCCTGGAGGGATCTATCCCCCATGTTGAGTTTCATTCGTTTCAAACTCTCCCAGAGTGACCAACCAAATACCGAGAGGTGGCTCCGGTTAACGATATTAGAAACGGTTGTGCTGCATTGCCAAAGCTTAGGTTCCGTAGTGGGGGTCGTTACGGTGAATGACCTGTTTAATATCAGGTTGTGGAACGAACAGCGATGGGAAGATTTGACTGAGGGcatcttcaactggaacaaTGTCATTCAATGCATTGACCGCGATCCTCTTTTGAAATGCAGTGCCGCATTCATGGTATCTATCTACAAGTATGTCTTCCAGAATGTCTTGCCGCAGATTCTACAGGATACTGATAACAACGCCTTGCACGAAAGATACTCACAGCTGTTGGATCTAATTGAAAAGACTTTGACCGATGTTAAGATACGGAACGTCGAAATTCACGCTGGCGTGGCCCCTTTGATAGATGATCTTGTGCAATGTTTATCAGTTATGGGCCAAGAAACTTTACCAAGCCAAttccaaaaactggaaactCTTTTAAAGGACTTGGTGGGAAATCCTTCGGTAAACGGTACACCAAAAGAGTTCCCTCCCAAGAAAGAGCTGCCTTCTCCAGAACCAGTGCTCGATACACTCCCCTCACCAGAACAAGACAAACACTACACGGAGGAGCTTGCTCTAAAGGAACAACTGATTAAAGAACTTGGCGTTAAAATCGAAATCATGAAGGGGAAACAAGCACGAACTACAAAGCAGGAACAACTCAATATCGCCTTGAAGACCAAAGTACAAAACTTGACCAAAGTCCAAaagttgcaagaggaaCAACTGGGGGAACTTCGAAAATCAAATACCATATTGAGGAAGGACTTGAAGTTATCCAGTTTAAAACAATACCATACCATTCCAAATGGTGCACTAGACAATTACGTACTGCAACGTGATACAGTGGACAGGATTGACCTGTTGAGTGAGattaaagatttgaaagGGGCTCTGAAGGATAACCTTAGCAGAATAGCCTCGCAAAGGAGACCAAATTTGGATTGGTTGAACGACGATGCCACGCCGCCATCAAAATCAACCAAGCGTCATGTACATGGCCTACAGCTGGGAAAACTCTCCCTGCTGGCCAATGGTTTGGAGTCTTTTGTTGATCAATCAGGTGTTTTAAATACTGACGGTGACAGTTGTTCCAATAGGAAGTACATCGCTCTGCTCGAGAGGAACCGGAGGAATGTAAAGAATGCCATACATGATGCTATTAAATGCTAA